The sequence CGTGACTCCCCCGGTGGGCCGGGCCCCTGGGTGCCAGGAGGCATGGGGTCCTCCTCGAGAAAGTTCACCTGTGATGGGTATCCGAGTCACACCGACCCCGGCCCGTTGAAACCGACACTGCGATTCGCGTAACCCGTGGTTTCCCTTTTGTTACGGGGAAACCGAAGAAACTCAACTGTACTGACAACTGAGAAACCACATCATGACTCCTCATCATTCGCGAGTTGCATCTGCATCAAAGTGGCATTTCGGAGCCCTCCTGCTGGCGGCCATGACGGGCTGTGGTCAGCAGACGGAAGCGCCGGCCGCTCCGGCGGAGCAGGAGGCCATCCAGACGGTGGAGCAGCAGTCCGCGCTGCTGACGCCACCCGCCGGGTGTACCGAAATCACCCTGGGCGAGCTGTCCAATGGCGTGGAGCTGACGCCGGTGTTCTACGGCTCGCAGCCGACGTACCGCGGTGAGTTCTCGAACCTGGGAGACCCGGCCGTCGCGGACCTCGCTCGCATCCGGCTGGATGTGAATACGGCGCCGGGCCTGCATGACCTGGCCGCGGGCGGCACCAACCTCTTCACCTGCGAGCAGTGCGTGTGGGGCATCCAGGATTCGGGGACGAGCGGACAGAAGACGTTCGTCGCCGAGTCGGGCGCGCTCCTGCTCGCGCTCAAGGTCTCCCCGCAGCAGACGCTCGGCGCGCTCTCCAACGTCGTCCTGCGCGAGTCCGTGTCGGCGCCGCCGGTCTCCGCGCCGTACACGGGCACCGCGCCGGTGGCGGGCGGTGAGTGCCGGTGGATTCGCTTCGCGACGTGGAACACCATCCGCCCCGGCGGGTGCGACCCGCGCGAGGGCTCGCTGACGGCGAACATCCCGGGCCACACCTGCGTCGCCACCGACTACGCGGCCGACGACGGCACGCTGGAGCGCTCGGCCGGCACGAAGACGCAGGGCGAGGCCTGCACGTACACGGCGGCCTCGAGCCCGAGTGAGCTCGCGGCGACGGACTGCGCGCAGGGCTATGCCTGCACCGACGCCTACACCGACGCGCCGCAGTGCCTCGCCACGTGTGACTACATGGCGGCGAACCCCGGCTGCCCGAGCGGCACCGTGTGCGGCGTCTACGGCCTGTGCATCCAACAGTCCGTCATGGAGCCCATCGGCTTCGAGTTCGACCCGGCGCTCATCGGCGAGACGTGCACCCTCGGCTACGCGGAGTTCTGCGGCGTCGAGGGGGCGCGGGGCGTCTGTCTGGACCTGAAGCGCACGGGGCACGGCACGTGCTTCCGCTACGCCCGCGCCCGCTCGGAGTGCGGCGCCGGTGAGGAGCTCGGCTTCGTCAGCTACGGGCGGCCCGGCGGCGGGAGCGACCGGACCTACGGGTTCTGCTACCCGGATGGCCTGTAACAACTGATGCCCACGGCCTGCTGGCGGGTACACCGGAGTGAAAGGTGTCCCCGCCGGCGGGCCGTCATGCCACGCCCCTGCCTCGCGGGGCCGTGCGCTGTCCGCCGCCAACGGGACGACTCGTACCGGAGTCGCGACACCCGTGCGCATCACTTGCCGCTCCTGCCCTCGCGCTCCATATCGGGGTGCCCGGCCGCACCCTGCCCGTCCCTCTCCTGAGCCCGCCGGCCGTCCGCCCCGAGTGACTCGGGACGCGGGGAAGGAGCAACGATGCGATTGCCAGGAAGCGCCCGTGCCCGGCTGCACGGTGGACTGCTGCTGCTCGGCGTGTGCGCGCTGGGCGGCGTGGTCTCCGCAGTGGCCGGCTGCGCCGCCACCGTCACCACCGGCAGCACCACCGGCGCCGTCCACGCCAAGAGCAATGCACACCTCCCCCTCTCCCCCACGCCGCTCTACGGGAAGTTCGTGTGGCATGACCTCGTCACGCAGAACCCCGCTGCGGTGAAGCGCTTCTACAGCCAGCTGCTCGGCTGGGAGTTCCAGGACGTGAAGGGCTCCAAGCGGCCCTACACGCTCATCAAGGCGGAAGGGCTCTGGATTGGCGGCATCGTCGAGCCCATCGGGGCCGTGGGAAAGAGCGAGGTCTCCCAGTGGCTCGGCTACCTCTCCGTCCCCGACGTGGACCGCGCGGTGCAGCAGGTCAAGGCGGGCGGCGGCAAGGCCCTGGTGGAGCCGGAGGACGTGCAGAAGATTGGCCGGGCCGCGGTGGTCGCCGACCCGCAGGGCGCGCCGTTGGGCTTCGTGCGCGCGGAGCATGGAGACCCGGCCGACACGGGCATGCCCGAGCCCGGTCAGTTCCTCTGGATGGAGAACCTGGCCGACGACGCCGCCTCGGCCGTCAGCTTCTACAAGGACCTGCTGGGCTATGAGGTCGAGGAGCGGAACGAGGGCGGTGGCCCCTACTACGTCATGAAGCAGAGCGCGCACCCCCGTGCGGGCGTCTTCCGCAAGCCCGTGGAGAAGGTGCGTCCCAACTGGCTCACCTACGTGCGGGTGGAGGACCCCACGGCGCTCATGGGCCGGGTGGAGGAGCTCGGGGGCCGCGTGCTGATGGCGCCCAGGGAGGACGTGCGCGGAGGCTCGCTCGCCATCATCGCCGACCCGAGCGGGGCCGTCCTCGCCCTCCAGCGCTACCCGTTCAAGACCGCCGACTCCGCGACGTCGTCGCAGTGAGGAGAACATCCGATGCTCAAGCCCAAGACCCTCCGCCAGCTCGTGTGGGCCTCGCTGCTCGGCGGCGCCCTGCTGATTTCCGGCTGTGAGAACGCCTCGGTCGGCGTGGGGTTCGGCGTCGCCGTGCCCGCGCCCTGGGGCGGAGTGACGGTGGGGACCTCGATGAGCCCGTGGTACGGCGGCCCGCGCTGGTACCCCTGAGCGGCCCCGCACGCGTCGCCCCACGACGTGGGCCTCGCACCGTGGGGCGGGGGAGCCAGGCATGGAGGGCCGCGTTGCCCGGCCCGTGTGCCCTGCCCCACCTTCTCTTGCACAGGACTCACGGCAGAGGAGGCACCATGTTCTCGTCCAGACTTCCGGCCGCGCTCGCGCTCTCGGCGGCGCTGAGCTTCGCGGCGGCCTGCTCCAAGAACGCGACGACTTCGCAGCAGTACCCTCCTGGGACGCAGCCCGTCTCGACACCGACGCAGCCCCAGGAGCAGACCGGGCAGCCCCCCGCGCGGGCGGAGATTGAGAAGGACTGCCCGATGACGGTGCCCGGCGCGCAGGCCATGGCGCAAGACACGGCGGAAGGCGTGGCCATCAACTTCATCACCACCGAGCCGGACCAGGTGGCGAACCTGCGCGACCGCGGCCGCAACATGATTCAGCGCCAGCAGGAGCACGGCGTGTCGGGCAAGCGCGGGCTCGAGCAGCCCCCAGGGGTTGAATACAAGGGCATGGGCGGCGGTGGCCTCGCGGGCTCCGCGGGCGCGCCGAGCGTCCCGGCCTACGCCCGCGTGGAGGACATCCCGAACGGCGTCTCCATCACCTACCGGGCCACGGACCCCGAGAAGCAGGCCGAGCTGAGCGCGGAGGTGCACGAGAACGCGGAGAGCCTGAAGCCGGGCCTGTGCCCGGGAATGGCGCATCCGGTGGAGGAGTGAGGGCGCGGCCCGTCTGTTTGCAGCCCGGGAGGACGGCCTCCCGGGCCCGGTGCCCGCCCGCTCACTCCGTCCGCTTGCGGCGGCGGCCCATGATGCGGCTCAGGGCCACCTCGGTGATGCCGAGGTAGGCCGCCACGTCGCGCTGGGGAACGCGCCCCTTCAGGTGCGGATGCTCCTCCCAGAAGCGCACCAGGCGCTCCTCCGCGGACAGGTCGAGGAACTCCTGCTCGCGGCGCTCCTTGAGGATGAAGTGGAGCTCCGCCACCCGGCGCGCCAGCCGCTCCCAGCACAGGTGCCCCTGCTCCAGCGTCTGGAAGTCGCGCGTCTGGAACACCAGCACGCGGCTCGGCTCCAGGGCTTCGATGGACGTCATCGATGGCAGGCGCTGGAGCATCTCGGCGTAGGGGCCAATCAGCTCGCCCTCGGCGCGGAAGGCCTTGATGGACTCGCCTCCGCGCGGCGACACGCGCACGGCGCGGAAGACGCCCCGGAGCACCACCGCGAACCGGTCCGCCGCGTCTCCGGGTCGCAGGAAGAGCTCCCGCTTCGCGAGCGACTGCTCTTTCGCCACGGCCTCGGCCTTCTCCCACTCCTCGGGAGGCAGGGGCAGCAGCGCGGAGTAGCGCTCGAAGAGCTTCGGAAATCTCACGTCGAAAGGACCTCTCGGGTTGACCGAGGTTAAGGCGGCGGCCGCGCCGGGCGCCATACACCGGGGGCATGTCCATCAACGTCTATGCCGTGGCCACGCCGTTCGTCATCGTCCTGGCGCTGGCGGAGTTCGCCTACTGCGTGGTGCGGCGCAATGGCTACTACAGCTTCCAGGACTCCATCGCGAGCATGGGCACGGCGGTGATGAACCAATGTGTGAATGTAGCGGTGGCCCTGCTGGTGCTGCCCCTCTTCACGCAGTTGGAGCGGTTCGCACCGTGGCGGCTCGACGTCTCGTCACCGCTGTCGCTGGTGGCGCTCTTCCTGGGCGTCGACTTCCTCTTCTACTGGTTCCACCGCTTCGGCCACCGGACGAACATCGGCTGGGCGGCCCACTCGCCGCACCACTCCACCGAGGAGCTCAACTACGCGGTGGCCCTGCGCGCGAGCGTGACGCAGCGCCTCTTCTCGTTCCTCTTCTACTGGCCGCTGGTGCTGGTGGGCTTCCCGCCGGAGGCGGTGCTGGCGATGGTAGCCTTCCACCTGGTGCTCCAGTTCATCCCGCACACGCGCGTCATCCCCAAGCTCCCCCGGTGGGTGGAGTCGTGGCTGAACACGCCGTCGCACCACCGCGTGCACCACGCGCGCAACGACGCGTACATCGACAAGAACTACGCGGGCTTCCTCATCATCTGGGACCGGATGTTCGGCACCTATGAAGAGGAGACCGAGCCGTGCTCCTACGGCCTCACCACCCCGGCGAACACGTGGGACCCGACGGCCATCAACTTCCAGGCGTGGGCGCGGCTCGTCGGTGACGCCGTCGCCACCAAGAGCCTGTGGGACCGGCTGCGCATCTGGGTGATGCCCACGGGCTGGCGGCCCGCGGACCTGCCGCCCCGCTCGCTGGGGTACTGGAAGCAGGACGGCGTGGAGGTGAGGTTCGCCTCGACGGAGCTGCCCGGCGTGCGTGGCTACCTCGTCTTCCAGTTGTTCGCGTCGATGCCCTTCATGCTCCTGGTGAGCCATCATGCCTCGCCGCTGTCGGGCTGGCAGAAGCTGTGCCTGAGCCTGCTGCTGTGGGCGATGGCCACCGCGTGGAGCGGGATGCTGGAGTCGAAGCGCTGGAGCATGCCGCTCGAATTCACGCGGGTGCTCGCCATGGGCGGAGCGGTGACGCTGTGGCTGACGTGGGCCAGCGCGCCCCAGACCTGGAGCGCGCTCACCGCGGCCTGGCTGCTCGTGTCACTGGTGTGGCTGCGGGTGGCGCATGGCAGCGCCTCCCGGCGGGCCCAGGCGCATCACGTCCTGGGCTGAGACACCGTCAGCTGGCCTTGCGCTGCCGGTAGGAGTGGCGGTGCTGGGCCACCCAGACGCGGGCCTCTTCGACGGTGGGGAGGAACACCGTGTCGAACATCGTCTTGCCGGTGAAGAGCAGGGCCAGGGCGATGGCCTTCCCGATGGTGCGCTGCATCAGGTTCGCGCCCACGTAGATGGCGGCGTGGAACCACTCGGAGCGGCCATGCTCGGACAGGTACCTGCGTCCGGCCGTGTCCAGCTCCGAGCGGCCAACGTCGACGATGCAGAAGTACTGCCCACGGCGCTCGTAGTTCTCCCGGTAGACCTGCACCGCGAGCTTCACCTCGTCCATGGAGATGGGACCATTGAAGGTCGCCACCAGGGTGTCGGGTGGCTCGAAATGGGCGTGGTGCGTACCAAACCTCACCTCTTCCTGATGCATGTCGTCCCCCCGGCGTCGGCAATCACGGGCGTGGACGACGCCCGTCTCCCACTCACGACGCGGTCCCCACCGGCTTGTTACCGGGAGGGGAATTTCGGGTGTGTTGTCTTCACGACATGCACAGCCCTGGGACGGCGAAGCAGCCCTCAGGTCCGGGTGATGGACAGGCCGCCGTCCACCAGCGTCGCCGTGCCGGTGACGAAGGAGGCGTCATCGGAGGCCAGGAAGAGCACCGCGCGCGCCAGCTCCTCGGGAGCGCCCACCCGCTTGAGCGCGTGCAGCCCGGTGACGAACGCCTTCGCCTCGGGCGTGGCGTTCACCTCGTTGTACATCGGCGTCTCGACGGCGCCCGGCAACACCGCGTTCACCCTCACGCCTCGCGGTCCGTACTCGGCGGCCAGCGCCTGCGTCAGTCCGATGAGCCCGGACTTGCTGGCGGAGTATGCGGCCGTGCCCGGGAAGGCGACGGTGTAGCCGACGAAGGTCGACGTGAAGATGATGGAGCCGGAGCCCTGCTTCAGCATCGGCCCGAGCTGGTGCTTGGCGCCGAGGAAGGCGGCCGTCAGGTTCACCGCCAGCGCGTCGCTGAAGCCCTTCTCGGAGACCTCGGTGCTCGGTCCGCCCTCTCCGTGGATGCCCGCGTTGTTGAAGGCGATGTCCAGCTTGCCGAATCGGTCCACCGCGAGCGCCACGAGCGCGCGGGCGTAGTCCTCGGAGCGGACGTCGCCGGCCAGCGCGACGGCCTCGCCTCCGGCCGCGGCAATCTCCGCGACCAGCTTGTCCAACTCCTCCTTCCGCCGCGCGCCGACCACCACCTTCGCGCCCTCGGCG comes from Pyxidicoccus parkwaysis and encodes:
- a CDS encoding VOC family protein, which encodes MRLPGSARARLHGGLLLLGVCALGGVVSAVAGCAATVTTGSTTGAVHAKSNAHLPLSPTPLYGKFVWHDLVTQNPAAVKRFYSQLLGWEFQDVKGSKRPYTLIKAEGLWIGGIVEPIGAVGKSEVSQWLGYLSVPDVDRAVQQVKAGGGKALVEPEDVQKIGRAAVVADPQGAPLGFVRAEHGDPADTGMPEPGQFLWMENLADDAASAVSFYKDLLGYEVEERNEGGGPYYVMKQSAHPRAGVFRKPVEKVRPNWLTYVRVEDPTALMGRVEELGGRVLMAPREDVRGGSLAIIADPSGAVLALQRYPFKTADSATSSQ
- a CDS encoding Crp/Fnr family transcriptional regulator; translated protein: MRFPKLFERYSALLPLPPEEWEKAEAVAKEQSLAKRELFLRPGDAADRFAVVLRGVFRAVRVSPRGGESIKAFRAEGELIGPYAEMLQRLPSMTSIEALEPSRVLVFQTRDFQTLEQGHLCWERLARRVAELHFILKERREQEFLDLSAEERLVRFWEEHPHLKGRVPQRDVAAYLGITEVALSRIMGRRRKRTE
- a CDS encoding sterol desaturase family protein; the encoded protein is MSINVYAVATPFVIVLALAEFAYCVVRRNGYYSFQDSIASMGTAVMNQCVNVAVALLVLPLFTQLERFAPWRLDVSSPLSLVALFLGVDFLFYWFHRFGHRTNIGWAAHSPHHSTEELNYAVALRASVTQRLFSFLFYWPLVLVGFPPEAVLAMVAFHLVLQFIPHTRVIPKLPRWVESWLNTPSHHRVHHARNDAYIDKNYAGFLIIWDRMFGTYEEETEPCSYGLTTPANTWDPTAINFQAWARLVGDAVATKSLWDRLRIWVMPTGWRPADLPPRSLGYWKQDGVEVRFASTELPGVRGYLVFQLFASMPFMLLVSHHASPLSGWQKLCLSLLLWAMATAWSGMLESKRWSMPLEFTRVLAMGGAVTLWLTWASAPQTWSALTAAWLLVSLVWLRVAHGSASRRAQAHHVLG
- a CDS encoding STAS/SEC14 domain-containing protein: MHQEEVRFGTHHAHFEPPDTLVATFNGPISMDEVKLAVQVYRENYERRGQYFCIVDVGRSELDTAGRRYLSEHGRSEWFHAAIYVGANLMQRTIGKAIALALLFTGKTMFDTVFLPTVEEARVWVAQHRHSYRQRKAS
- a CDS encoding SDR family oxidoreductase, encoding MARLNGKVAIITGASAGIGRATAKLFAAEGAKVVVGARRKEELDKLVAEIAAAGGEAVALAGDVRSEDYARALVALAVDRFGKLDIAFNNAGIHGEGGPSTEVSEKGFSDALAVNLTAAFLGAKHQLGPMLKQGSGSIIFTSTFVGYTVAFPGTAAYSASKSGLIGLTQALAAEYGPRGVRVNAVLPGAVETPMYNEVNATPEAKAFVTGLHALKRVGAPEELARAVLFLASDDASFVTGTATLVDGGLSITRT